A genomic region of Sarcophilus harrisii chromosome 6, mSarHar1.11, whole genome shotgun sequence contains the following coding sequences:
- the MADD gene encoding MAP kinase-activating death domain protein isoform X32 — MVQKKKICPRLLDYLVIIGARQPSSDSVAQTPELLRRYPLEDYPEFPLPPDVVFFCQPEGCLSVRQRRMSLRDDTSFVFTLTDKDTGVTRYGICVNFYRSFQKRMPKEKGDGGPGHRAKEATKAVPTPEEASAEKSEGGPSLQPPSADSTPDGNQSPRGKRRAKGGSRSRNSTLTSLCVLSHYPFFTTFRECLYTLKRLVDCCSERLLGKKLAIPRGVQRDTMWRIFTGSLLVEEKSSALLHDLREIEAWIYRLLRSPVPISGQKRVDIEVLPQELQPALTFALPDPSRFSLVDFPLHLPLELLGVDACLQVLSCILLEHKVVLQSRDYNALSMSVMAFVAMIYPLEYMFPVIPLLPTCMASAEQLLLAPTPYIIGVPASFFLYKLDFKMPDDVWLVDLDSNRVIAPTNAEVLPVLPEPESLELKKHLKQALASMSLNTQPILNLEKFHEGQEIPLLLGRPPSDLQSTPSTEFNPLIYGNDVDSVDVATRVAMVRFFNSPNVLQGFQMHTRTLRLFPRPVVAFQAGSFLASRPRQTPFAEKLARTQAVEYFGEWILNPTNYAFQRIHNNMFDPALIGDKPKWYAHQLQPIYYRVYDSNSQLAEALNVPPEQESDSDPTDDSGSDSVDYDDSSSSYSSLGDFVSEMMKCDINGDTPNVDPLTHAALGDASEVAFDELQGNQGDLEEPGPDSENSQDNPQPRSSSSTTASSSPSTIIHGANAESADFTEVEDKTATGFSNPLRALPPSFGKLSLDKREAESGGPPEGLGRRRDYDNPYFEPQYGFPTEEDEDEDEHEESYTPRFQQNLNGSRAQKLLRPNSLKLASDSDAESDSRASSPNSTVSNNSSNEGFGGIMSFASSLYRNHSTSFSLSNLALPTKGARDKTTPFPSLKGSRRALVDQKSSVIKHSPTVKRESPSPQGRASNSSENQQFLKEVVHSVLDGQGVGWLSVKKVRRLLESEQLRGFVLSKLNRLAPPEDGAPQETIPDVEISRKVYKGMLDLLKCMVLSLEQSYANAGLGGMASTFGLLEIAQTHYYSKEPDKRKRSPTDGVNTPVSKDPGLAGRGDPKAMAQLRVPQLGPRAPSAMGKGPKELDTRSLKEENFVASIGPEGIKPVFDLGETDEKKSQISADSGVSLLSGSQRSDLESTIGAGPAVMIRSTSQDSEVSTVVSNSSGETLGADSDLSSNAGDGPGGDGSAHLAGLRGTVSDSEIETNSASGAIFGKAHSLKPSTKEKAVGSPIRPFEDVSQRVYLYEGLLGKERSTLWDQMQFWEDAFLDAVMLEREGMGMDQGPQEMIDRYLSLGEHDRKRLEDDEDRLLATLLNNLISYMLLMKVNKNDIRKKVRRLMGKSHIGLVYGQQINEVLDQLASLNGRDVPLQPSGSRHIKKQTFVVHAGTDTSGDIFFMEVCDDCVVLRSSIGTVSERWWYEKLINMTYCPKTKVLCLWRRNGPETQLNKFYTKKCRELYYCVKDSMERAAARQHSAKPGPELGGEFPVQDMRTGEGGLLQVTLEGINLKFMHSQFLKLKKW; from the exons ATGGTGCAGAAGAAGAAGATTTGCCCTCGGTTACTGGACTACCTAGTGATCATTGGGGCCAG GCAACCAAGCAGCGACAGCGTGGCCCAGACCCCAGAGTTGCTCCGACGATACCCCTTGGAGGACTACCCTGAATTCCCCCTCCCTCCGGATGTGGTGTTCTTCTGCCAGCCGGAGGGATGCCTGAGCGTGCGGCAGCGGCGCATGAGCCTGCGGGATGACACCTCCTTTGTCTTCACCCTCACTGACAAGGACACTGGGGTCACGCGCTATGGCATCTGTGTCAACTTCTACCGTTCCTTCCAGAAGCGAATGCCCAAAGAAAAGGGGGATGGTGGCCCCGGGCACCGTGCAAAGGAAGCTACCAAGGCCGTTCCCACTCCAGAGGAGGCAAGCGCAGAGAAGTCAGAGGGTGGCCCTTCCTTGCAGCCCCCCAGTGCTGACTCGACCCCTGATGGGAACCAGTCTCCTCGGGGCAAACGCCGGGCAAAGGGGGGAAGCCGCTCCCGCAACAGCACCCTGACATCCCTGTGCGTGCTCAGCCATTATCCTTTCTTCACGACTTTCCGAGAATGTCTATATACCCTCAAGCGTTTGGTGGATTGTTGCAGTGAGCGACTGCTGGGCAAGAAACTGGCCATCCCCCGAGGGGTACAGAG GGACACCATGTGGCGTATCTTCACGGGCTCGCTCCTGGTAGAAGAGAAATCCAGTGCCCTTCTGCATGACCTGCGTGAGATCGAAGCGTGGATCTATCGATTGTTGCGCTCTCCAGTGCCCATATCTGGCCAGAAGCGAGTAGACATTGAAGTTCTCCCCCAGGAGCTACAACCCGCCCTGACCTTTGCCCTCCCTGACCCATCTCGATTCTCTCTGGTAGATTTCCCATTGCATCTACCTTTGGAACTCCTGGGTGTGGACGCCTGTCTGCAGGTGTTGTCTTGCATCTTGCTGGAGCACAAG GTGGTGTTACAGTCGCGAGACTACAATGCGCTCTCCATGTCTGTGATGGCATTTGTAGCAATGATCTACCCCCTGGAGTATATGTTTCCTGTTATTCCGTTGCTTCCTACTTGCATGGCGTCTGCAGAGCAG CTGCTTCTGGCTCCTACTCCTTACATTATTGGGGTCCCTGCCAGCTTCTTCCTCTACAAACTAGACTTCAAGATGCCAGATGATGTTTGGCTGGTGGATCTGGACAGCAACCGG GTGATCGCACCAACCAATGCAGAGGTGTTGCCCGTCCTGCCAGAGCCCGAATCCTTAGAACTGAAAAAGCACTTGAAGCAG GCACTGGCCAGCATGAGTCTGAACACTCAGCCTATCCTCAACTTGGAGAAGTTCCATGAGGGTCAAGAGATCCCACTACTCTTGGGAAGACCACCCAGTGATTTGCAATCTACCCCTTCCACTGAATTCAATCCCCTCATCTATGGCAATGATGTAGATTCAGTGGATGTGGCTACCAG GGTGGCCATGGTGAGATTCTTCAACTCCCCCAATGTGCTTCAGGGTTTCCAGATGCACACACGCACTCTGCGTCTCTTCCCCCGACCTGTGGTAGCCTTCCAAGCTGGCTCCTTTCTAGCCTCACGTCCCCGACAGACCCCCTTTGCTGAGAAATTGGCCAGGACCCAAGCCGTGGAATACTTTGGTGAATGGATCCTCAACCCCACCAACTATGCTTTCCAGCGAATCCACAACA ACATGTTTGACCCGGCCCTGATTGGCGACAAGCCCAAGTGGTACGCCCACCAGCTGCAGCCGATCTATTACCGTGTCTATGACAGTAACTCCCAGCTGGCCGAGGCCCTGAATGTGCCGCCCGAGCAGGAATCTGACTCTGACCCAACTGACGACAG TGGCAGTGACAGTGTGGATTACGATGACTCAAGCTCTTCCTACTCATCCCTTGGTGACTTTGTTAGTGAGATGATGAAATGCGATATCAATGGTGACACACCCA ATGTGGATCCGCTAACACATGCAGCACTGGGTGACGCCAGCGAAGTGGCATTTGATGAGCTGCAGGGAAACCAGGGAGATTTGGAGGAACCCGGTCCAGACAGCGAGAATTCCCAGGACAATCCCCAGCCTCGTTCCAGCTCCAGCACGACGGCCAGCAGCAGCCCCAGTACCATCATTCACGGAGCCAACGCT GAATCGGCTGATTTTACCGAGGTGGAGGACAAGACAGCGACAGGATTCTCCAACCCCCTCCGTGCTTTGCCTCCCAGTTTTGGCAAATTGAGCTTGGATAAGCGTGAGGCAGAGAGTGGGGGTCCCCCAGAGGGATTGGGGCGCAGGCGCGACTATGACAATCCATACTTTGAACCTCAGTATGGATTTCCCACCgaggaagatgaagatgaagatgagcACGAGGAGAGTTATACCCCACGATTTCAACAAAACCTCAATGGCAGTAG GGCTCAAAAACTGCTGCGGCCCAATAGCCTCAAGCTGGCGAGCGATTCAGATGCAGAGTCGGACTCTCGGGCGAGTTCTCCCAACTCCACCGTCTCCAACAACAGCAGCAATGAGGGCTTCGGGGGTATCATGTCTTTTGCCA GCAGCCTCTACCGGAACCACAGcaccagcttcagcctctcaAACCTTGCGCTGCCCACCAAAGGGGCCAGAGACAAAACAACACCCTTCCCTAGTCTCAAAG GAAGCCGGCGAGCCTTGGTGGACCAGAAGTCCTCGGTCATCAAGCACAGCCCCACAGTGAAGAGAGAGTCTCCGTCTCCTCAGGGACGAGCCAGCAATTCCAG CGAGAACCAGCAGTTCCTGAAAGAGGTGGTGCACAGTGTTCTGGACGGCCAGGGAGTGGGCTGGCTCAGCGTGAAGAAGGTGAGGAGGCTGCTGGAGAGTGAGCAGCTGCGAGGTTTTGTCCTGAGCAAGCTGAACCGCCTGGCACCCCCCGAGGATGGCGCCCCCCAGGAGACGATCCCCGATGTG GAGATAAGCCGCAAGGTCTACAAAGGGATGCTGGACCTTCTCAAGTGCATGGTGCTGAGCCTGGAACAGTCCTATGCCAATGCCGGCCTGGGAGGCATGGCCAGCACCTTTGGCCTTCTAGAGATTGCCCAGACCCATTACTATAGCAAAG AGCCCGACAAACGGAAGAGAAGTCCCACAGATGGTGTGAACACACCGGTTAGCAAGGATCCAGGCCTGGCTGGGAGAGGCGACCCAAAAGCCATGGCACAGCTGAGGGTTCCCCAGTTGGGACCACGGGCACCAAGTGCTATGGGAAAGGGCCCCAAGGAGCTGGACACCAGGAGCCTAAAGGAAGAGAATTTTGTGGCTTCCATTG GGCCTGAAGGAATCAAACCTGTCTTTGACCTTGGTGAGACAGATGAGAAAAAGTCCCAGATCAGTGCAGACAGCGGAGTGAGCCTGCTGTCTGGTTCGCAG AGAAGTGACCTGGAATCTACCATTGGCGCAGGCCCCGCAGTTATGATCCGAAGCACAAGCCAGGATTCTGAAGTTAGCACTGTG GTGAGTAACAGTTCTGGAGAAACATTGGGAGCAGACAGTGACCTGAGCAGCAATGCAGGTGACGGACCAGGTGGTGATGGCAGTGCCCACTTGGCAGGACTTCGTGGCACTGTGTCTGACAGCGAAATTGAGACCAATTCTGCCTCGGGAGCCATCTTT GGCAAAGCCCACAGTCTGAAGCCAAGTACAAAGGAGAAAGCAGTGGGCAGCCCCATTCGTCCTTTTGAAGATGTGAGCCAGCGTGTCTACCTCTATGAGGGACTCTTAG GTAAAGAACGTTCTACCCTGTGGGATCAGATGCAGTTCTGGGAAGATGCCTTCCTGGATGCTGTGATGTTGGAGAGAGAAGGGATGGGCATGGATCAGGGACCTCAGGAAATGATCGACAG GTACCTGTCCTTGGGAGAACATGACCGCAAGCGCCTGGAGGATGACGAAGATAGATTACTGGCCACACTCCTGAACAATCTCATCTCCTATATGCTTCTGATGAAG GTGAACAAGAATGACATCCGGAAGAAGGTGAGACGCCTCATGGGGAAATCTCACATTGGGCTTGTTTATGGCCAGCAGATAAATGAAGTGTTGGATCAGTTGGCCAGCCTG AATGGGCGGGACGTGCCTCTGCAGCCGAGCGGCAGCCGTCACATCAAGAAACAGACCTTTGTGGTGCATGCGGGGACGGACACCAGTGGGGATATCTTCTTCATGGAG GTGTGCGATGACTGCGTGGTCTTGCGCAGCAGCATCGGGACGGTGTCCGAGCGCTGGTGGTATGAGAAGCTCATCAACATGACCTACTGCCCCAAGACCAAGGTGCTGTGTCTGTGGAGACGGAATGGGCCCGAGACGCAGCTGAACAAGTTCTACACCAAGAAG TGTCGGGAGCTGTACTACTGCGTGAAGGACAGCATGGAGCGAGCTGCGGCTCGACAGCACAGCGCCAAGCCAG GTCCCGAGCTGGGCGGTGAGTTCCCAGTGCAGGACATGAGGACAGGCGAGGGTGGCTTGCTTCAGGTTACGCTGGAGGGCATCAACCTTAAGTTCATGCATAGCCAG TTCCTGAAACTAAAGAAGTGGTGA
- the MADD gene encoding MAP kinase-activating death domain protein isoform X6 — protein MVQKKKICPRLLDYLVIIGARQPSSDSVAQTPELLRRYPLEDYPEFPLPPDVVFFCQPEGCLSVRQRRMSLRDDTSFVFTLTDKDTGVTRYGICVNFYRSFQKRMPKEKGDGGPGHRAKEATKAVPTPEEASAEKSEGGPSLQPPSADSTPDGNQSPRGKRRAKGGSRSRNSTLTSLCVLSHYPFFTTFRECLYTLKRLVDCCSERLLGKKLAIPRGVQRDTMWRIFTGSLLVEEKSSALLHDLREIEAWIYRLLRSPVPISGQKRVDIEVLPQELQPALTFALPDPSRFSLVDFPLHLPLELLGVDACLQVLSCILLEHKVVLQSRDYNALSMSVMAFVAMIYPLEYMFPVIPLLPTCMASAEQLLLAPTPYIIGVPASFFLYKLDFKMPDDVWLVDLDSNRVIAPTNAEVLPVLPEPESLELKKHLKQALASMSLNTQPILNLEKFHEGQEIPLLLGRPPSDLQSTPSTEFNPLIYGNDVDSVDVATRVAMVRFFNSPNVLQGFQMHTRTLRLFPRPVVAFQAGSFLASRPRQTPFAEKLARTQAVEYFGEWILNPTNYAFQRIHNNMFDPALIGDKPKWYAHQLQPIYYRVYDSNSQLAEALNVPPEQESDSDPTDDSGSDSVDYDDSSSSYSSLGDFVSEMMKCDINGDTPNVDPLTHAALGDASEVAFDELQGNQGDLEEPGPDSENSQDNPQPRSSSSTTASSSPSTIIHGANAESADFTEVEDKTATGFSNPLRALPPSFGKLSLDKREAESGGPPEGLGRRRDYDNPYFEPQYGFPTEEDEDEDEHEESYTPRFQQNLNGSRAQKLLRPNSLKLASDSDAESDSRASSPNSTVSNNSSNEGFGGIMSFASSLYRNHSTSFSLSNLALPTKGARDKTTPFPSLKGSRRALVDQKSSVIKHSPTVKRESPSPQGRASNSSENQQFLKEVVHSVLDGQGVGWLSVKKVRRLLESEQLRGFVLSKLNRLAPPEDGAPQETIPDVEISRKVYKGMLDLLKCMVLSLEQSYANAGLGGMASTFGLLEIAQTHYYSKEPDKRKRSPTDGVNTPVSKDPGLAGRGDPKAMAQLRVPQLGPRAPSAMGKGPKELDTRSLKEENFVASIELWNKHQEVKKQKALDKQRPEGIKPVFDLGETDEKKSQISADSGVSLLSGSQRSDLESTIGAGPAVMIRSTSQDSEVSTVVSNSSGETLGADSDLSSNAGDGPGGDGSAHLAGLRGTVSDSEIETNSASGAIFGKAHSLKPSTKEKAVGSPIRPFEDVSQRVYLYEGLLGRDKGSMWDQLEDAAMETFSMSKERSTLWDQMQFWEDAFLDAVMLEREGMGMDQGPQEMIDRYLSLGEHDRKRLEDDEDRLLATLLNNLISYMLLMKVNKNDIRKKVRRLMGKSHIGLVYGQQINEVLDQLASLNGRDVPLQPSGSRHIKKQTFVVHAGTDTSGDIFFMEVCDDCVVLRSSIGTVSERWWYEKLINMTYCPKTKVLCLWRRNGPETQLNKFYTKKCRELYYCVKDSMERAAARQHSAKPGPELGGEFPVQDMRTGEGGLLQVTLEGINLKFMHSQERKVFIELNHIKKCNTVRGVFVLEEFVPETKEVVSHKYKTPMAHEICYSVLCLFSYVAAARSKEAESRSKPPRPVSS, from the exons ATGGTGCAGAAGAAGAAGATTTGCCCTCGGTTACTGGACTACCTAGTGATCATTGGGGCCAG GCAACCAAGCAGCGACAGCGTGGCCCAGACCCCAGAGTTGCTCCGACGATACCCCTTGGAGGACTACCCTGAATTCCCCCTCCCTCCGGATGTGGTGTTCTTCTGCCAGCCGGAGGGATGCCTGAGCGTGCGGCAGCGGCGCATGAGCCTGCGGGATGACACCTCCTTTGTCTTCACCCTCACTGACAAGGACACTGGGGTCACGCGCTATGGCATCTGTGTCAACTTCTACCGTTCCTTCCAGAAGCGAATGCCCAAAGAAAAGGGGGATGGTGGCCCCGGGCACCGTGCAAAGGAAGCTACCAAGGCCGTTCCCACTCCAGAGGAGGCAAGCGCAGAGAAGTCAGAGGGTGGCCCTTCCTTGCAGCCCCCCAGTGCTGACTCGACCCCTGATGGGAACCAGTCTCCTCGGGGCAAACGCCGGGCAAAGGGGGGAAGCCGCTCCCGCAACAGCACCCTGACATCCCTGTGCGTGCTCAGCCATTATCCTTTCTTCACGACTTTCCGAGAATGTCTATATACCCTCAAGCGTTTGGTGGATTGTTGCAGTGAGCGACTGCTGGGCAAGAAACTGGCCATCCCCCGAGGGGTACAGAG GGACACCATGTGGCGTATCTTCACGGGCTCGCTCCTGGTAGAAGAGAAATCCAGTGCCCTTCTGCATGACCTGCGTGAGATCGAAGCGTGGATCTATCGATTGTTGCGCTCTCCAGTGCCCATATCTGGCCAGAAGCGAGTAGACATTGAAGTTCTCCCCCAGGAGCTACAACCCGCCCTGACCTTTGCCCTCCCTGACCCATCTCGATTCTCTCTGGTAGATTTCCCATTGCATCTACCTTTGGAACTCCTGGGTGTGGACGCCTGTCTGCAGGTGTTGTCTTGCATCTTGCTGGAGCACAAG GTGGTGTTACAGTCGCGAGACTACAATGCGCTCTCCATGTCTGTGATGGCATTTGTAGCAATGATCTACCCCCTGGAGTATATGTTTCCTGTTATTCCGTTGCTTCCTACTTGCATGGCGTCTGCAGAGCAG CTGCTTCTGGCTCCTACTCCTTACATTATTGGGGTCCCTGCCAGCTTCTTCCTCTACAAACTAGACTTCAAGATGCCAGATGATGTTTGGCTGGTGGATCTGGACAGCAACCGG GTGATCGCACCAACCAATGCAGAGGTGTTGCCCGTCCTGCCAGAGCCCGAATCCTTAGAACTGAAAAAGCACTTGAAGCAG GCACTGGCCAGCATGAGTCTGAACACTCAGCCTATCCTCAACTTGGAGAAGTTCCATGAGGGTCAAGAGATCCCACTACTCTTGGGAAGACCACCCAGTGATTTGCAATCTACCCCTTCCACTGAATTCAATCCCCTCATCTATGGCAATGATGTAGATTCAGTGGATGTGGCTACCAG GGTGGCCATGGTGAGATTCTTCAACTCCCCCAATGTGCTTCAGGGTTTCCAGATGCACACACGCACTCTGCGTCTCTTCCCCCGACCTGTGGTAGCCTTCCAAGCTGGCTCCTTTCTAGCCTCACGTCCCCGACAGACCCCCTTTGCTGAGAAATTGGCCAGGACCCAAGCCGTGGAATACTTTGGTGAATGGATCCTCAACCCCACCAACTATGCTTTCCAGCGAATCCACAACA ACATGTTTGACCCGGCCCTGATTGGCGACAAGCCCAAGTGGTACGCCCACCAGCTGCAGCCGATCTATTACCGTGTCTATGACAGTAACTCCCAGCTGGCCGAGGCCCTGAATGTGCCGCCCGAGCAGGAATCTGACTCTGACCCAACTGACGACAG TGGCAGTGACAGTGTGGATTACGATGACTCAAGCTCTTCCTACTCATCCCTTGGTGACTTTGTTAGTGAGATGATGAAATGCGATATCAATGGTGACACACCCA ATGTGGATCCGCTAACACATGCAGCACTGGGTGACGCCAGCGAAGTGGCATTTGATGAGCTGCAGGGAAACCAGGGAGATTTGGAGGAACCCGGTCCAGACAGCGAGAATTCCCAGGACAATCCCCAGCCTCGTTCCAGCTCCAGCACGACGGCCAGCAGCAGCCCCAGTACCATCATTCACGGAGCCAACGCT GAATCGGCTGATTTTACCGAGGTGGAGGACAAGACAGCGACAGGATTCTCCAACCCCCTCCGTGCTTTGCCTCCCAGTTTTGGCAAATTGAGCTTGGATAAGCGTGAGGCAGAGAGTGGGGGTCCCCCAGAGGGATTGGGGCGCAGGCGCGACTATGACAATCCATACTTTGAACCTCAGTATGGATTTCCCACCgaggaagatgaagatgaagatgagcACGAGGAGAGTTATACCCCACGATTTCAACAAAACCTCAATGGCAGTAG GGCTCAAAAACTGCTGCGGCCCAATAGCCTCAAGCTGGCGAGCGATTCAGATGCAGAGTCGGACTCTCGGGCGAGTTCTCCCAACTCCACCGTCTCCAACAACAGCAGCAATGAGGGCTTCGGGGGTATCATGTCTTTTGCCA GCAGCCTCTACCGGAACCACAGcaccagcttcagcctctcaAACCTTGCGCTGCCCACCAAAGGGGCCAGAGACAAAACAACACCCTTCCCTAGTCTCAAAG GAAGCCGGCGAGCCTTGGTGGACCAGAAGTCCTCGGTCATCAAGCACAGCCCCACAGTGAAGAGAGAGTCTCCGTCTCCTCAGGGACGAGCCAGCAATTCCAG CGAGAACCAGCAGTTCCTGAAAGAGGTGGTGCACAGTGTTCTGGACGGCCAGGGAGTGGGCTGGCTCAGCGTGAAGAAGGTGAGGAGGCTGCTGGAGAGTGAGCAGCTGCGAGGTTTTGTCCTGAGCAAGCTGAACCGCCTGGCACCCCCCGAGGATGGCGCCCCCCAGGAGACGATCCCCGATGTG GAGATAAGCCGCAAGGTCTACAAAGGGATGCTGGACCTTCTCAAGTGCATGGTGCTGAGCCTGGAACAGTCCTATGCCAATGCCGGCCTGGGAGGCATGGCCAGCACCTTTGGCCTTCTAGAGATTGCCCAGACCCATTACTATAGCAAAG AGCCCGACAAACGGAAGAGAAGTCCCACAGATGGTGTGAACACACCGGTTAGCAAGGATCCAGGCCTGGCTGGGAGAGGCGACCCAAAAGCCATGGCACAGCTGAGGGTTCCCCAGTTGGGACCACGGGCACCAAGTGCTATGGGAAAGGGCCCCAAGGAGCTGGACACCAGGAGCCTAAAGGAAGAGAATTTTGTGGCTTCCATTG AGTTGTGGAACAAGCACCAggaagtgaaaaaacaaaaagctttggACAAACAGA GGCCTGAAGGAATCAAACCTGTCTTTGACCTTGGTGAGACAGATGAGAAAAAGTCCCAGATCAGTGCAGACAGCGGAGTGAGCCTGCTGTCTGGTTCGCAG AGAAGTGACCTGGAATCTACCATTGGCGCAGGCCCCGCAGTTATGATCCGAAGCACAAGCCAGGATTCTGAAGTTAGCACTGTG GTGAGTAACAGTTCTGGAGAAACATTGGGAGCAGACAGTGACCTGAGCAGCAATGCAGGTGACGGACCAGGTGGTGATGGCAGTGCCCACTTGGCAGGACTTCGTGGCACTGTGTCTGACAGCGAAATTGAGACCAATTCTGCCTCGGGAGCCATCTTT GGCAAAGCCCACAGTCTGAAGCCAAGTACAAAGGAGAAAGCAGTGGGCAGCCCCATTCGTCCTTTTGAAGATGTGAGCCAGCGTGTCTACCTCTATGAGGGACTCTTAG GAAGGGACAAAGGATCCATGTGGGACCAGTTAGAGGATGCAGCTATGGAGACCTTCTCTATGA GTAAAGAACGTTCTACCCTGTGGGATCAGATGCAGTTCTGGGAAGATGCCTTCCTGGATGCTGTGATGTTGGAGAGAGAAGGGATGGGCATGGATCAGGGACCTCAGGAAATGATCGACAG GTACCTGTCCTTGGGAGAACATGACCGCAAGCGCCTGGAGGATGACGAAGATAGATTACTGGCCACACTCCTGAACAATCTCATCTCCTATATGCTTCTGATGAAG GTGAACAAGAATGACATCCGGAAGAAGGTGAGACGCCTCATGGGGAAATCTCACATTGGGCTTGTTTATGGCCAGCAGATAAATGAAGTGTTGGATCAGTTGGCCAGCCTG AATGGGCGGGACGTGCCTCTGCAGCCGAGCGGCAGCCGTCACATCAAGAAACAGACCTTTGTGGTGCATGCGGGGACGGACACCAGTGGGGATATCTTCTTCATGGAG GTGTGCGATGACTGCGTGGTCTTGCGCAGCAGCATCGGGACGGTGTCCGAGCGCTGGTGGTATGAGAAGCTCATCAACATGACCTACTGCCCCAAGACCAAGGTGCTGTGTCTGTGGAGACGGAATGGGCCCGAGACGCAGCTGAACAAGTTCTACACCAAGAAG TGTCGGGAGCTGTACTACTGCGTGAAGGACAGCATGGAGCGAGCTGCGGCTCGACAGCACAGCGCCAAGCCAG GTCCCGAGCTGGGCGGTGAGTTCCCAGTGCAGGACATGAGGACAGGCGAGGGTGGCTTGCTTCAGGTTACGCTGGAGGGCATCAACCTTAAGTTCATGCATAGCCAG GAGCGGAAG GTTTTCATAGAGCTGAATCACATTAAAAAGTGCAATACAGTCCGAGGCGTCTTTGTCCTGGAGGAATTTG TTCCTGAAACTAAAGAAGTGGTGAGCCACAAGTACAAGACACCGATG GCCCACGAGATCTGCTACTCCGTGTTGTGTCTCTTCTCCTACGTGGCTGCCGCGCGGAGCAAGGAGGCCGAGAGCCGAAGCAAGCCCCCGCGGCCCGTCTCCAGCTGA